In Balaenoptera acutorostrata chromosome 12, mBalAcu1.1, whole genome shotgun sequence, a single window of DNA contains:
- the FBXO48 gene encoding F-box only protein 48, which yields MKKNSKRNHSSRVSDLELNSADAEKEKKERQNNFVELLPPEVTFKIFSQLDIWSLCRASVTCRSWNHTIRHSDALWKPHCLTVRAVCQREIDDDLESGYPWRVILLRNYQKSKVKHEWLSGRYSNICSPISLPEKIMYPMDADTWGEILEAELER from the exons ATGAAGAAAAACTCCAAGAGGAACCACAGTTCAAGGGTTTCTGACCTAGAATTGAACTCTGCGGAtgctgagaaggaaaaaaaagagcgtCAAAATAACTTTGTTGAACTGCTGCCTCCAgaagttacttttaaaattttcagtcagCTGGACATCTGGAGTTTGTGCAGGGCTTCAGTGACGTGCAGGAGCTGGAATCACACAATAAGACACAGCGATGCCTTGTGGAAACCTCATTGCCTGACTGTGAGAGCTGTATGCCAAAGAGAGATAGATGATGATCTAGAGAGTGGTTATCCCTGGAGG GTAATACTGCTGAGGAATTACCAGAAGAGTAAAGTGAAACATGAATGGCTAAGTGGCAGATATAGCAACATATGTTCTCCTATCAGCCTACCAGAAAAAATCATGTACCCAATGGATGCAGACACATGGGGGGAAATTCTAGAAGCAGAACTGGAAAGATAA